The sequence below is a genomic window from Bacillota bacterium.
CCGGACGAAAGACCCGCCAGCCTCTGCAGTCGCCGGTCCCCGTGTCGCCGGTCGCCCGTGGTCCCTGCCCTGGCCTTGTGCTATACTGGGCACGAAATCCTCATCAGACGTCGGGACTGGCGGTGGCGTAGCGAATGTCATCAGCAGGTCGTGCGGCCCGTGCGGCCCTCGGGATCACTCTCATCATCTCCCTCGGCCTTTCAATATCCTCCTGCGCGCCGGGGTGGGGCTGGACAGGCTCTGCTGGTCGGGAGGTCGTCCGGACCACCATCGCATTGGGGACCATTATCAGTATCAGGGCCTACGGGCCGCAAGCGGAGAACGCAGTGGACGCGGCGATCGACCGCGTCCGGGAGTTAGAGGCACTCATGAGCGTCAGCATTCCTGGAAGTGATGTTGCCCGCATCAATGAGAGCGCTGGAGTCGAGCCGGTGGTGGTGAGCCCCGAGACCTTCGAGGTCCTCTCGCGAGCGCTCGCGTATGCGCAGCTGACCGGAGGTAAGTTCGATCCTACTGTGGAACCGCTCGTGGAAGCCTGGGGCATAGGCACAGAGAACACCGGGGTCCCGAGTGCAGACGAGATTCGACGCAGGCGGCAGTTGGTGGACTACCGTCGGGTCCTAGTGGACCCCGCGAGCCGTGTTGTCTTCCTCGACCAGAAAGGCATGGGGATCGACCTCGGGGGGATCGCGAAAGGCTACGCCGCGGACGAGGCCGTTCGCGTACTCAAGGAGCGCGGGGTAAGTCAGGCCATTGTGGATCTCGGAGGCAACGTGGCGGCCATGGGGACGCGCCCAGGCGGCAAGAAATGGCGTGTGGGAATCCAGGACCCTCGTGGCCAGAGAATGGACAAGGTGGCAGTGGTCGAGGTCTCGGAAACCTCCGTGGTGACGTCCGGAGACTACGAGAGATACTTCACGCGCGACGGCGTCAGGTACCATCACATCATAGACCCCGAAACCGGCCACCCGGCGTGGACGGGGATCATGAGCGCAACGGTTGTGGCGCCGAGCTCTCTGGACGCTGACGCCCTGTCCACCAGCATCTTCCTCCTCGGCCCCGAGCAGGGCATGAGTCTGGCAGAATCGGTTCCGGGGGTCGAGTGCCTCATAATAACGGAGTCGCGCGAGATACTCCTCTCGCGCGGACTTGCCGGTCGGGTCGACATCACCGACAGAGGCTATTCGGTTCGCACTCGGTAGGCTCACTCAGTGGAAGCGCGCGGGCAACAGGTGCCCGGTTGCCTGCGCCCGGGCTACCATTTCCTGCTGGCGCCACCTCCCCCGGATCTGCCTCCACCGAACCCGCCGAACCCTCTCCCGCCGCTGCCAGGTGGGCGCGGGGTCCATCCTCCGCTCCTCGGACCCGGCCCGAAGGGGAAATACGGCCGCGTGTTCGGGCGCGTCCCGCCGGGGCCGCCGGGGAAACGCCCGCGAAAAACGCCGTTCAGCACCATGATGACGACTACTATGACCACGAAGACTATGGCGGCAGCCTCATCCGGAGAAAGCCCAGATGTCGCCGACGGCTGGGCAGGCAACGGCGACGTTTCGCCTGTGAGCCTGCGCTCCACGGCGGAGATCGCCTCCAGTATCCCGCGGGCGTAGTCCCCGCGCCGGAAATTCGGCAGGAGAGTCTCGTCCATTATCCTGCCT
It includes:
- a CDS encoding FAD:protein FMN transferase codes for the protein MSSAGRAARAALGITLIISLGLSISSCAPGWGWTGSAGREVVRTTIALGTIISIRAYGPQAENAVDAAIDRVRELEALMSVSIPGSDVARINESAGVEPVVVSPETFEVLSRALAYAQLTGGKFDPTVEPLVEAWGIGTENTGVPSADEIRRRRQLVDYRRVLVDPASRVVFLDQKGMGIDLGGIAKGYAADEAVRVLKERGVSQAIVDLGGNVAAMGTRPGGKKWRVGIQDPRGQRMDKVAVVEVSETSVVTSGDYERYFTRDGVRYHHIIDPETGHPAWTGIMSATVVAPSSLDADALSTSIFLLGPEQGMSLAESVPGVECLIITESREILLSRGLAGRVDITDRGYSVRTR
- a CDS encoding TPM domain-containing protein, whose protein sequence is MRRRAAVLLVSFVLLMLAVSTAGLAEPVYPGRPSPPRLMNDLARMLTPAERDQIEAKLLALESATGVQFAVVVVRDLGGVSVEEYAVRLFEEWGIGERASDNGLLLLISEQDRAVRFEVGYGLEGDLPDGLVGRIMDETLLPNFRRGDYARGILEAISAVERRLTGETSPLPAQPSATSGLSPDEAAAIVFVVIVVVIMVLNGVFRGRFPGGPGGTRPNTRPYFPFGPGPRSGGWTPRPPGSGGRGFGGFGGGRSGGGGASRKW